From Vibrio aerogenes, a single genomic window includes:
- a CDS encoding NAD(P)H-binding protein, with amino-acid sequence MTQKTALVVGANGGIGQAVTRQMLESGWQVNAFARRENQPSIPSDNIHPITGDAMKCGDVCKAARGCSAIIHAVNPPGYKNWDRLVLPMLENTIQAAKQAGATIVLPGTLYNYGPDAFPVIDEDTPQHPNTRKGQLRVQMEQRLKTCAKQGNPVIVVRAGDFFGPDAGNNWFSQGLLASRNPAKTLLNPAMPGISHQWSYLPDVAETIVRLLEIRTQLKPFENIHMAGHQDISGTDMVHLIGKLMAKHSGNQPGIKPFPWWLFRLLSPFSQTMREISEVRYLWRHSAQMRNRRLIELLGTEPHTPLAQAVEDTLLSLTDRI; translated from the coding sequence ATGACACAGAAAACCGCACTAGTCGTGGGCGCAAATGGCGGCATCGGACAGGCTGTCACCCGGCAAATGCTTGAATCAGGTTGGCAGGTCAACGCCTTCGCCCGCCGGGAAAATCAACCATCAATCCCTTCAGACAATATTCACCCCATCACCGGCGATGCAATGAAATGCGGGGATGTCTGCAAGGCTGCGAGGGGATGTTCCGCTATCATTCACGCCGTCAACCCACCCGGTTACAAAAACTGGGACAGACTGGTGCTGCCAATGCTTGAAAATACCATTCAGGCCGCAAAGCAGGCCGGGGCAACGATTGTCTTACCCGGCACATTGTATAACTATGGTCCGGATGCCTTCCCGGTGATTGACGAAGATACCCCACAACACCCAAATACCCGTAAAGGGCAGCTCAGGGTGCAAATGGAGCAACGCTTAAAAACCTGCGCAAAACAAGGCAACCCGGTCATCGTCGTCCGGGCCGGGGATTTTTTTGGCCCGGATGCGGGCAATAACTGGTTTTCTCAGGGACTGCTTGCCAGCCGCAACCCGGCTAAAACGCTGCTGAATCCGGCAATGCCCGGTATCAGTCATCAGTGGTCTTATCTGCCGGATGTGGCAGAAACGATCGTTCGCTTGCTGGAAATCCGCACTCAGTTAAAACCGTTTGAAAATATTCATATGGCAGGCCATCAGGATATCAGCGGGACAGACATGGTGCATCTCATTGGTAAACTGATGGCAAAACACAGCGGTAATCAACCCGGCATTAAACCCTTTCCCTGGTGGTTATTCCGGTTACTGTCCCCTTTCAGTCAGACCATGCGGGAAATCAGCGAAGTTCGGTATTTGTGGCGCCATAGCGCACAAATGCGTAACCGGCGACTGATTGAGTTATTAGGCACAGAACCGCATACACCGCTGGCACAGGCAGTGGAGGACACGTTGCTCAGTCTTACGGATCGGATTTGA
- a CDS encoding winged helix-turn-helix transcriptional regulator: MDTKEKSTDISVKSGSGCPMVDFVSIISGKWAIPILYRLIVTDDVIRFGALQRAIGSITQKELTKQLRSFEALGLVTRTVYPEMPPRVEYQITKLGKTLKPTLDSLARWMTEHKAELSGNEQRFTAVD; the protein is encoded by the coding sequence ATGGATACTAAAGAGAAAAGTACAGATATTTCTGTAAAATCCGGCTCTGGCTGCCCAATGGTTGATTTTGTCAGTATCATTTCAGGTAAATGGGCAATTCCAATCTTGTACCGGCTCATTGTGACTGATGATGTGATTCGTTTTGGCGCTTTGCAAAGAGCCATCGGCTCCATCACTCAGAAAGAGTTAACCAAACAGCTACGATCATTTGAGGCTCTGGGGCTGGTCACAAGAACTGTCTACCCCGAGATGCCGCCAAGAGTCGAATATCAGATCACAAAATTGGGAAAGACATTAAAACCGACCCTGGATTCTCTTGCCCGATGGATGACAGAACATAAAGCAGAGCTGTCCGGTAATGAGCAACGATTCACAGCCGTTGATTAG
- a CDS encoding SDR family oxidoreductase, translating to MSQRMFNKYALITGGTGGIGLETAHQFQEEGAKVIVTGRSSKGIEHARQRLTDAAVFIKNDASDLAQQRELAASLICRIPRLDVLYINAGDVTHQPLEAWDEAGFDQVMATNLKGPFFLIQSLLPLLSDSASIILCGTVSAHIGLAQSSVYAASKAGLISLARTLSGELKHRGIRVNALSPGPTQTDAFDKFGLPEAEKNELIEQVKDLVPLNRMGKPTELAKAAVFMASDESSYMLGSELLIDGGVGNL from the coding sequence ATGTCACAAAGAATGTTCAATAAATATGCATTGATTACCGGTGGAACTGGTGGAATTGGGCTGGAGACAGCACATCAGTTTCAGGAAGAGGGAGCAAAAGTCATTGTCACCGGACGAAGTTCAAAGGGTATAGAACATGCCAGACAGCGATTAACAGACGCTGCTGTATTTATCAAAAATGATGCCTCTGATTTGGCTCAGCAAAGAGAGCTGGCTGCCAGTCTTATTTGCCGGATACCCCGGTTAGATGTGTTATATATCAATGCCGGAGATGTGACACATCAACCACTTGAAGCCTGGGATGAGGCGGGCTTTGATCAAGTGATGGCAACCAACTTAAAAGGTCCGTTTTTCTTGATTCAGTCTTTATTGCCTCTGCTGTCGGACTCAGCATCAATTATTTTATGTGGTACGGTTTCTGCTCATATTGGTTTAGCCCAGAGTAGTGTGTATGCAGCCAGTAAAGCGGGTTTAATTTCTTTAGCGCGAACATTATCCGGAGAACTCAAACACCGGGGCATTCGGGTAAACGCATTGAGTCCGGGGCCGACACAGACCGATGCATTTGATAAATTTGGTTTACCGGAAGCTGAAAAAAATGAATTAATAGAACAGGTGAAAGATCTTGTTCCGTTAAACCGGATGGGGAAACCAACGGAACTGGCAAAAGCCGCTGTATTTATGGCTTCAGATGAGTCCTCATATATGTTGGGTTCTGAGTTGTTGATTGATGGTGGCGTCGGAAATCTGTAA